The region CCAGCAGCACACCAGCGAGGAGCTGGCAAGAGAATGCTTCCGGCTTTTCGATGAGCCGGACAGCGCAGAGATGTACAGCAAAATTGAACTTAGCCGCCATGACTGGGAGACAGGCATGGATGAGATTCTGGAAACGATGACATTCTGAGAGGAGGAAAATACGATGACCTACACAAAAATCAACCTTTACCTTGCAAACGGAATTCCGGAGGCACTCAGTAACCTCTGGTACGGAAGCGACAGCGCGGTGGTCGAGATCAGGGATGCTGTTGAGGATGCGAAGAACGGCAAAGACCTTCTGAACCGCATCCAGAAGATGAAGCTCCTGCGGAAATTCACCCTCGACAGGGAGACCGACAAGCGAATCCGCTTCAAGGGAACGGACTGCTGGGGCAATGTAAGCTACCTCGAAATCATCCGCTAAAGGCAAGACCGACAGGCGCAAGGGGCTGGAAATGACCAGCCTTTTGCTCGTGTCTGTCTTCCGAAAGCCGGCATGAAAAGCACATAAATATGACAATTACAGGGCTTGATGATCGTGTAGTTTAGCCGCTTGATAGTGCTCCGAGGTGACGGTAATATACAGTCACCGAAAGGGGAAAACAACAAAAATGGAGGATACGACAATGACGAAGAACGAAGAACGCATCAATAAACTTTTCAGGGAACTGGTACCGGAGACGGGCAAGGCAGACAGCCTCGCAGGGGAGCTGGTAAGGGCAATGAGCCGCATCGGATACCGCTTTTACAACGACGGCGACCAGCTGGGCATCGGCTACGGCAAGGAAACCTGCAACCCTGCAGGGCGGTTCCTTGGAGTCAAGGGCAACGACAAAATCGCAAAGCTGACTGCAGATGCCTGGGCAGTCTACAGCGAGGAAGCCTACGAAAAGGTTCTGGACATCCTTTGCGGAGCGGTTGCCGACTATGTCGAGCAGAACCCAGACCTTAGAAACCAGCCGACCGAAGACATGTGGGACTTCAAGGATGAGGAAGAAGACCAGGATGATGACTGGGATGAGGAAGAAGATGACTGGGACGAAGAGGACTACGACGAAGAGGACTATGACGAGGAAGAAGACTACTAAGCCAGAGAAACACATGGGGCTTGCCGGAAAACGGCAGCCCTTTTCTTCTACCGTAATACTCACAGTTCTGATTTCCAATCTTTGTGTAGTATAGCCGCTTGATAGTGTGTGGAAGTGACGGTAATATGCACATACCGAAACGGAAAACCAAGAAAAACGGAGGAAAATACCATGAAGAAGAACATCACCAAGGAAGAGGAAAAAGCCCTGCTGGAGATCGCCAAGCGCCTGATGGCAGCGGTAGACAGCCGGGGCGACCTCGAAGCCCGCGACAATGACAGCGAGGACTTCATCGAGGTTCCGGTCTGGGGCATCCAGAAAGCAATGGAAGAAGCCTACCTGCTGGGACGGATGAGCAGATAAACCGGCAGCCCCCGACACAGCCCCACGAAGGGGCTTGTGCCACGGGTGGCAAAACAATCCGAGTGAACCGACAACGCCCCAGACAGGGGCAGATGTGGCGGCGTGGATGCGCCAGGAAGGAGAAGCACATGGAAGAACGGATGATGGATGTCATCGTGGAAATCTACAACCACATGGACGACAGCGATAAGGATGCCTTCACGCTGGAGGATGCCGAGGATATGGTGGAAGACCAGATCAGGATGGATAAGGAAGCCGGACGGGAACCGCTGGCATATGACCCGCAGTTCTTCTACGATACCATTGTGGAACGCATGGAACAGGATGCAGAGTGATGTACATTCTGCTTGGTATTCCGGGCGGAAGATCGTGTACTTTAGCCGCTTGCTATCCTTTGCACCTGACGGTAATATGCACATACCGAAAGGGGAAAGCCCCAAGGGAAAAACGAAAACACGGAGGATTTTACCATGAAAAAGCATTTGATTGACTTCCCGGAAAACAACATCAGCATCGAGAACTTCTACGACAGGCTCAGACCTTGCTACGACAGCATCATGCAGTTCGGTGACAGGGTTCTGGTTGCCCAGATGAACTGGAACGGTATGCTGGAGGGAGCGGTATACGGCTTTGTGGAAGACCCAGAGGAAGGCTGGTCACCGATTGAGTGCCGACTGGAGCTTCTGAAGATTTCCGATGAGACCTACACCGATGCAGGACACGCAATTGAATGGTGCATCAAGAACGCACATTGAAAAAGGGCAGAGCTCCTTCGGGGGCTTTTGCTCGTAGTGGCGGATTCTTCCAGTGTGGAAATACACATAAATCCGACAAAAAGAGGTGTGTATGATCGTGCAGCATAGCCGCTTGATAGTATCCGGCAGTGACGGTAATATACAGTCACAACGAAGGGAAAAGCCCTACGGAAAACAAAACACACGGAGGATACAGACCATGACGAACAAAGCAAAAACCTACCTTAAGAACATTCAGGAAGCCGACACCGAGAAGAAGCTGATCGGCATCGAGATCGCCTTCAAGCAGGATATGACCCTCAGCTGCAACGACCTCGGAAGCCTTTGCAGGGCGGCAGAGGACAGGCGGTACAGCCTGCGGAACAACGAGGAAACGCTGAAGCTGAAGCAGATCCTTTTCTTCCGGACGAAAGCGGAGATGGATGCCTACCACGACATGAGCCGCAAGCCGGAAGACTGGACAGCAGCGGAGATCGAGCAGCAAAGAAGCCGCTGCTGCAGCGTCTGGCAGGTCATCGAGGAAGCGGAGCTGGTCGATGAATACGAGGCTTGGAAGGAAGCCAACCCCAACGCATAACAGCACCCAAAAGGTACACGCCCCGAAAAGGGGATGTGCCTCGTATCCGATGTGTTTTATATAGATTTCAAGGACTTCTTCGGAGGTCCTTTTTCTTTACCCATTTTTGCAGAAAGGAGGAGATGCCAATGGCTACCAGAGGCAGAAAACCAAAGCCGACCGCCATGAAGGAACTGGAAGGCAATCCGGGCAAGCATCCGCTGAACACCAGCGAACCGAAGCCCAACAAGAAAGCGCCGGCCTGTCCGAAGTGGCTGGAGCCGGAAGCAAAGAAAGAGTGGCGCAGACTGGCCAAACAGATGGAAGCCATCGGCATCCTGACCGAAGTGGA is a window of Enterocloster clostridioformis DNA encoding:
- a CDS encoding DUF6900 domain-containing protein gives rise to the protein MKKNITKEEEKALLEIAKRLMAAVDSRGDLEARDNDSEDFIEVPVWGIQKAMEEAYLLGRMSR